AAAAAGGTGTTAGTGAGTTAAAGTatggagcttgcaaatacaatgagtTATAAACACATGACCCATACTCTTTCTGTGTGTTTGCATTCCATGTAATATAAAAGTTGTAAAAATTGAGGAAAAATAGTTGGACTTCACTTTCAAAATTTTGTTTACTTTTTAAAAACAAATTTAATTATGTTTATACGTTGATTCTCTTATTATATAACGGTTTGTCTAGAGTGTCCATAGGCACATGTTAAGAAATTGTGATTAATGAGTTGTAAAATTTTTATTAGTGGAGATTTTTGTGTTCATCATTGTTAATAAGTTCTCCACCAATATTTTATAGATACCTCATCAAGCACTAACTCTTAGCATGTGCCCATGAGCACACACCAGAAAAATCCATTATatataaaagttaattttgttgcTTTGTAATTACAATTACTTTTTTGTATTATTGGTCAGCTTTCTGGATGCTTCTATGCCATCAAAATAAAGAGTGTTATTCTTTGTAGTTGTAAGTTGTATGAACATGAATTTCCACTAGATTCAAGGCCATTATTGGTGCCTTCAACTGAAATTATTTATGCAACTCCAATTACTATTGGTGGAACAGTTTACAGGTTCCACTCAAGTGACTCCGGGCCAATTATACACACAATGATAGAGAGATAAATTTTAGGACGCGGTTATTATCAACGATAAATATGCTGCAACAATCTTTGTTGTGGAACTTAGCCCTGCATATTATGGATAATTCTATATTGTTAATCTTAATGATGCACTCATGACAACATGATCTTAGTGAATCTCATTACATACATGTTTCTGCATTTCTGAGATTATGATGTTACTGAAGGATATATAGTATATGATTTGAAAATGTATGTTCAGATATTCAGATATATATTAACACATTGTTTGTTTGAACTGGTCAGATTCTGTAAGTTTACCACATTGTTTGTTTGAACTGGTCAGATTCTGTAAGTTTGCAACAAGAACTTGGTGACATGCAGTGATGCTTGCAAATATGTCTTTCAAATCAATAAGTATGAATTTCTATGTCTCCGAAATCTGTTTCTCTTCTGGTACCAGAGCTAAAATCCGCTCTGCTAGCACATTCATACCTAAAATCATACAAAAACTGTGTCAAACTTATACTAACTTTACATTTCACTATCATTTCATCTCGATTTGATATTCATAACTAGCTTTAATCTATCTGTAATCAACGAAAAATCATTGATCATTTAGATAACGCAATAGCAACTCGTAAGGACAATGTTAAAACAATCAATAGAGATCATACCTCAGTCGGTAGTAATCTTGGAATCGAGTCACGGCCTCTACTTGCATCCCTCCGTTCATCCTGGTTAGGTATAAGTTGAAACAGATCAGCCTTTAACCAAACAAATGATATTAACCCTCCGTTCGGATTAGCTTAAATAAGTAAATTAATGCTTTTTAACTCACTAAAAAAATAAGGGGAAAAACTGATTGAAAGGATAGTTTCATGGCAATTTATCCAAGCTTTCTGTTCTGAATCCTCTACCCGAAACTGTGTTCCATTGCTCCTATTTGTAATATTTCCGTTTATGATTAGCCCTCACTGATGCAATTAGCACCCAGAACTCTCGTATCTTTATCCAATTTATCTAATGAAAAATTACATTTAACCTTAATATTCTTGCTCTTAACCTTTACTGCCCCAATCTTTAGTGACATGAGAACATCTATGGACAAAAACAGAGGAATGTTTTCTCTGACATTAGCACTCATCACGCTTGGCTCAAACAGAGGCAACGTAGTTGAGTCGTGTAGGGTCATCGTTTCATCATGTGAGCTCCTGGGGCCTTCTTtgaatttctgggattttccttcAGCAATAGTgaaaattcggttcggtccggttcttttaaaaaatattttggtTCGGACCGAATAAACCAAATTATAATTactataatttaatattatatacatattacatatatcttaaaacttataatcataatttttaatttataattatatttatacaGCCTTAGAACTCCATATGTCACATCACTTCGAAAAAAGGCCCAAATGTCTCTAATATTTTCTTTTATTCATGTTTATAAGAAACAGAAAAGATTGTTGCAAACTTGCAATATAAATGTCTTTCTTCCAGTTAAAACAAAACGATTACATATTTAAAATACGAGATAAGCGAAAGATAATATTTCTATAAATATTTCTATACACCGTCACTATGCAAATCTATGAACTCGCCAGAACATTATAACCAATATAGTTGATAGAATTGGATCCACTAATACAGACGGAAAGTTGAAAACTAAGGAAAATTAACATTGTAGCCATCTATCAAAAGCAAATAGATATATCAAAAGTACTACGTACAACAACAGACCAAAGATGACTACAAGAACATAGTTGCCGCAATCACAAAGATACCAGAATCAGCTGTGTTTTCTTAATTATCATCCGCCAACATTCCAGCTGACTTGTTTGAATCCTGCTAGGCTCTCTGTATACTCGTAAACATTACTATTGTTATGATGACCAGCCATCTCAACTGGAATTGGGACAATCTTCGCCTCTTTCTTGTAGGCGTTACCCGAAATCCACATGTAGTCGTAATTTATATTGCTTATTAGTAGCAAGAGATCCCCCTTGCTGAAATAGCCATTAATAAGCCTTGCCCGCACACCTAAATCAATACTAAACATTAACGTCCATGATGCCTCAACTCCACCATCTCGAAGGCATGCATCATCATCCAACTTCCACATCTTAACTATCTTTTCCAATCTCCTTTTAGTGGTATCACCATTCAATGCATTAGACCACAGTACAATAACAGCAATAGAGTTATTAAACTCGATAATACGAGCTTGAGCTTGAGCTTCATACGGTTCGTCAATGTTATCAGGATCATCAGGATCATTATCAGGAGCAACAACAACAGGGAGCTTAATAGCACAATTCATCACCTCTTTGTTCAAATCAAACGTCAACATATTATATTCTCCATTAATACCAAACAAAAATCCATTAACACACACTTTGTACCCGCCTAAAGGAACTGAAACGGGATGAGGTAGTTTTCGCCATACATTCCTATTAGCCGAATACACCTCAGCAGAAAGAGAAGATACATCAACACAAACAATCTTAAAATCTTGATCTATCGGATCATAAGCAAAACCCAAAGTGCAGGATCCACTACAGGTATATGGCGGAATAAGCATGGATTGTCTAATAGCAGGATTCCAAAGATACCAACTAATTTTACATGAACCAGAAGGAATAGCAGCACCAAAAATAATGCCATTAGCAGAACCAACAACTTTAAAAGCAACTTCACCTCGGGAAAACGGGAACTTAAATTCACTTAAAATTTGACGAGATTCGACGTGGAGAAGAAAAATTTTAATCCGTGTGTAACGCTCCACGATAGGAGTAACAAGAGTATGATGAGTTTGGGTAGTGAGTGCGTGACGGAGCTGAGCTTTGACGAAAGCAGGGTGTTTGATTAGCGATAACCACGTCTTGGAGACCGATTGAAATTGAACTACTGATTTCA
This sequence is a window from Apium graveolens cultivar Ventura chromosome 9, ASM990537v1, whole genome shotgun sequence. Protein-coding genes within it:
- the LOC141685155 gene encoding F-box protein At5g07610-like, which encodes MEPARPNPTLLDDLITEILIRLPVKSVVQFQSVSKTWLSLIKHPAFVKAQLRHALTTQTHHTLVTPIVERYTRIKIFLLHVESRQILSEFKFPFSRGEVAFKVVGSANGIIFGAAIPSGSCKISWYLWNPAIRQSMLIPPYTCSGSCTLGFAYDPIDQDFKIVCVDVSSLSAEVYSANRNVWRKLPHPVSVPLGGYKVCVNGFLFGINGEYNMLTFDLNKEVMNCAIKLPVVVAPDNDPDDPDNIDEPYEAQAQARIIEFNNSIAVIVLWSNALNGDTTKRRLEKIVKMWKLDDDACLRDGGVEASWTLMFSIDLGVRARLINGYFSKGDLLLLISNINYDYMWISGNAYKKEAKIVPIPVEMAGHHNNSNVYEYTESLAGFKQVSWNVGG